From Camelus dromedarius isolate mCamDro1 chromosome 12, mCamDro1.pat, whole genome shotgun sequence, the proteins below share one genomic window:
- the GVQW3 gene encoding protein GVQW3, with protein sequence MSDRYLEQRISIKFCVKLNKSASETHHLLKEAYGNEVMSRARVFDWHKRFKEGREDVRDDARSGRPVTHRTDENIQKVKDLVCSNRQLTVRMMAEELNLDKETVRLILKENLNMKKVSAKVASGILKDEPKPRKLDFRSDLSKETKKKSSCVRRKSLPYQILANAVPVASPFS encoded by the exons ATGAGCGACCGCTATCTAGAACAAAGGATTAGTATCAAATTCTGCGTGAAATTGAACAAGTCTGCAAGTGAGACCCACCATCTTTTAAAAGAAGCTTATGGGAATGAAGTCATGTCAAGGGCCAGAGTCTTTGACTGGCACAAGAGGTTTAAAGAAGGGCGGGAAGATGTTCGAGATGATGCCCGAAGTGGTCGTCCAGTCACCCACCGGACGGATGAAAACATCCAGAAGGTCAAGGACTTGGTTTGTTCAAATAGGCAGTTAACTGTGAGGATGATGGCTGAAGAGTTAAATTTAGATAAAGAAACCGTTAGACTCATCCTGAAAGAAAACTTGAATATGAAGAAAGTTTCCGCAAAAGTTGCATCGGGTATTTTAAAGGATGAACCTAAACCTCGAAAACTTGACTTTCGGTCTGATCTTTCaaaggaaactaagaaaaagaGCTCATGTGTGAGGAGAAAG TCTCTGCCTTATCAGATCCTTGCAAATGCTGTCCCAGTTGCATCACCCTTCTCCTAG